In the Flagellimonas sp. MMG031 genome, one interval contains:
- a CDS encoding SMP-30/gluconolactonase/LRE family protein — MKIVRYALMFVVLGCMAQRQTTGELVALDEAFYDYVDQHATIEVLADGYIWSEGPVWVKDGGFLLFSDVPQNTIFKWKEGEGISEFLKPSGYTGVLPYSHEPGSNGLIINQQGELVSCEHGDRRVSRMPLSNGGKITIADHWEGKRFNSPNDIVQSSNGTYYFTDPPYGLPQQQNSKTREMDAFGVYKIDKNGQVDRVVGNLSRPNGIALSPDEKILYVNQSDNAAPYIMAYQVQPDGTLQQGRIFFDASPLLEEGLIGSLDGLKVAKDGTIFSTGPGGVLIITESGKLLGRIATGQRTANCAWGDDGSVLYMTAHSYLMRIQTKTTGVGF, encoded by the coding sequence ATGAAAATCGTACGATACGCATTGATGTTTGTGGTATTGGGCTGCATGGCCCAACGGCAAACGACAGGTGAATTGGTGGCTCTGGACGAAGCCTTTTATGATTATGTTGATCAACATGCAACCATTGAAGTGCTGGCCGATGGGTACATCTGGTCCGAAGGACCTGTATGGGTGAAAGATGGCGGCTTCCTGCTGTTTTCAGATGTACCACAGAATACCATTTTTAAATGGAAAGAGGGCGAAGGGATTTCCGAATTTTTGAAACCCTCAGGATATACGGGCGTTTTGCCTTACAGTCATGAGCCCGGCAGTAACGGACTCATCATAAACCAACAAGGCGAGTTGGTATCCTGCGAACATGGCGACCGTAGAGTTTCTCGAATGCCTTTGTCAAATGGAGGGAAAATAACCATTGCTGACCATTGGGAAGGCAAGCGGTTCAATAGTCCCAACGATATTGTACAAAGCTCGAATGGCACCTATTATTTCACCGACCCTCCCTATGGACTTCCACAGCAACAAAATTCCAAAACCCGTGAAATGGATGCCTTTGGCGTGTATAAAATTGATAAGAATGGGCAGGTGGATAGGGTTGTTGGGAATCTTTCCCGCCCCAATGGGATTGCCCTCTCCCCTGATGAAAAAATTCTATACGTCAATCAATCCGATAATGCGGCACCATATATTATGGCCTACCAGGTTCAGCCTGATGGCACTCTGCAGCAAGGTCGTATCTTTTTTGATGCGTCCCCCTTGCTGGAAGAAGGTTTGATCGGGTCCTTGGATGGTCTCAAAGTTGCCAAAGATGGGACTATTTTTTCGACCGGACCAGGAGGTGTATTGATTATCACGGAAAGCGGTAAGCTTTTGGGGCGCATCGCCACCGGACAACGCACCGCTAACTGTGCTTGGGGCGACGATGGTTCGGTACTGTACATGACCGCCCACTCCTATTTGATGCGAATTCAAACGAAAACCACTGGGGTAGGCTTCTAA
- a CDS encoding S24 family peptidase, which produces MENEITLKRFTDIRRELGYTQTEFAQLLGVKNTTADIERGRTRLSGKVVAELLKQFKINPLWLFGESDQKHLDTSKTSVIPKVVTVDNSDNDNMVMVNAKAAAGYPQNISDTSWYRQLPAFDMPIPEFRNATYRGFQVEGDSMLPNLRPNDWVLARAIEHIDHVSPNKMYVVVLQDSVMVKKIERKPNSNNITLVSLNETYPPYEIKPFQIQEIWEVSSKLTFNVDATTETGLLKQLQQSMEELKRQIAK; this is translated from the coding sequence TTTACCGACATCCGAAGGGAACTCGGATACACCCAAACAGAGTTCGCCCAATTGTTGGGTGTTAAAAATACGACTGCCGATATTGAACGGGGTAGGACCAGGCTGTCCGGAAAAGTAGTTGCTGAACTTTTAAAACAGTTCAAAATCAACCCTTTATGGTTGTTTGGTGAAAGTGACCAAAAGCATTTGGACACTTCAAAAACCAGTGTCATTCCCAAGGTGGTCACCGTGGATAATTCCGATAACGACAACATGGTGATGGTCAATGCCAAGGCAGCAGCGGGGTATCCACAAAATATTTCCGATACCAGCTGGTACCGACAATTACCAGCTTTTGATATGCCCATTCCTGAATTTCGCAATGCGACCTATCGTGGCTTTCAGGTGGAGGGCGATAGTATGCTCCCCAATTTGAGACCCAATGATTGGGTTCTTGCACGAGCCATCGAGCACATCGACCATGTGAGTCCCAATAAAATGTACGTTGTTGTGCTTCAGGATTCGGTAATGGTGAAAAAGATTGAACGAAAACCGAACTCCAATAACATTACCTTGGTTTCTCTCAACGAGACCTATCCGCCTTACGAAATCAAACCTTTCCAAATCCAAGAAATTTGGGAGGTAAGCAGCAAATTGACTTTCAACGTGGATGCCACTACGGAAACCGGCTTGTTGAAGCAGTTACAGCAGTCCATGGAAGAGCTCAAGAGACAAATTGCCAAGTAA